The genomic stretch attttatatgtattttttatttttcaaatctctcttttctttctttttggaagTTTCTCATCACCATCCTATCCCATACGTCTTTCTGTACCCCTAACCCAAAGACTTTTTGTTTTTTCACCTCAAAACTACATGTACACAAAGTAGTAGAATGACATAACCCCCAAAGTAACCAACACATGcacttcatttttatttttatttccacTTTCACGCGTTCCGTGAATCTTCAAGTGTTAAAAGATGATTTGTGAGGAAAATGGTTGTGTTTGTTGACTATGTGTAAAACCCAATTGGGTCTAGTTTTAGTTGAATTTTATTAGTCAACACGCAAATGAGAACTGGGTTTTTTGTTGTAGTTAAGTATGATATGTCTGTGGTggtaataatattaataaatttcgaGATTTATAATATGGACAAAAGAAAATTCCAAGTGATGGTCATATAGTTTTTGGGGACCACCAGTGGGGTTGGAGTACTGAGATTGATGTATAATATAAAGTCTGCAACTCTGAAATCTGCCATTTGTAAGAGACTATCTGAATTCGTAGACTATACAGTTCTGAGGCTTTTCATATTAGAGTAATCCTCCATTGACAGTGTCTATACAGTAATGTACTTTCTTTCTCACTTATTAGAAATCACGTAACGTAATCAATTCAATTCCATCCAAACAAAAAAcaaaacctctctctctctctctctctctcattctctttctctctctcttaaaAGCAAAAGAAAAGCTTTGGGCTTTaagcctcttctctcttttctctttGCTCACCCGAATCACCATTTTCTATGTTGGCAAACACAACCATAAAACGAAGTGCAATTTGAGTAAAGCACTCTTTATCTCAACTAACCCACGTTACCCTTCTCTCTTCCTCTCTGGTATAAAACCCACTTTAAACCCTAGATCAAGTACaccccatttctctctctctttctctctctctccataaTCTACCAATATGGAAGCTCTTAACTTCCTCAAGTTCTGGAAACCTACAACCACATTTACTACTCCCGTTCTTGAAGTAGATAATGAAgttgacgaagaagaagaagaggactCATTCTTCGACTTGGAGCTCACTGCCCCAGATTTTGACAACAAGAAGAAGAACCCAGATGAAAAATCTACCGTAGAAACTAAAAGAGTTGACCTTGATGAAGAAAGGGGTACACAACCAGCTAAAACTCTCAGCGGTAGAGAGCTCTGTTATCCCAAGCCTTCTCTCGCTTTGTCCCCTATTGATTCGATTTCGAAAAGAAAGGTCCTTCCCCTTGGACCCATTACTTCAAAGCCTCAATCACCGATCGCTCTCCTCAAATCGGCTCCAACTTTTCGGGTCTTCATGTTCAAAAAGTCTAAATCAAGGGGAACAGAGAAGAAGATCGAAACAGAGTCGTTGGGGAGTCATTATAAGCACCAAAAGCAAGAAGGAAAGCTCTTTGCAGTGAGATTCAACGTTGAAGAAGCTTCAAACGTTTCGAAGCTAAGTAGAGATAACAGCTCTAGAAGagcaagtagtagtagtagcagcagcagtaccAAACGACAAGACCAAAGCTCAGACGACACCAAAACAGAGCAGCGGTTCTCGAAGGACGTTATACAGAAATATCTGAAGCTCGTTAAGCCTCTTTATGTAAAGGTTTCGAAAAGGTACAACGGCAAAGCGAACCCTTCTCCCGCAGACTTTTTCATGTCGTCGCCGGCTTCTTCCCCGGCGACGATGGCTTCCATGGCCTCACCTAAGGACAGGCCGGGGAATCTTCCGGCAGGGATTCGGACGGTGTGTAAGCATCTGGGAAAGAGTAAATCATCGTCTTCGTCGGCGGCTATCGGAGCCCAACCGCCGGTGAATCGGAGAGATGACTCGCTGTTGCAGCAGCATGATGGGATTCAAAGCGCTATTTTGCATTGCAAGAGGTCATTCAATTCATCTAGAGGTaaacttatattattaaatttaatttaaagcACGAAATCATTATTAATTACTCGTTAATAATTGAAGTTTCTTCTTTTTGATTTCAGATTCTTTTTCATTATCTCGATCGACCAGTGATTCTTCCTCCATGAAATCTTGTTCCAGCGGTAATTAATTAATACAACTCTTGCTTATTCTTAgccaatattatatataattatgacCTAAGTTTTGACATTTTtctttggtattattttctttcttagaTTCGTACCGGTTATCCAACTCTGCTAGCGAGACTTCTCATGATTTTTCAGCAAGAAGCTCCATTGAAGACGGTCGTTGTCTTAACATTTGAATGCTTTTCTGGGCTTTTAAGAATAACATCTACAACAACGTAGGAATGTAGTTAGTTCCTACGATCCATAGCTTACATAGGGAAAAAGAGACATAATAGACGAGTGACTTTTTATTCTGTGTGTTCTGttgtaaaaagaaaaatgaaacaaGAATTAGAGAGAAAAAAATGTTGTTTAAAAAAAAGGattctttattgatatttttGTTTGTTTAGTTATAATTACTAGTGAATACCTTAGGGGATCTCTTGTTGTTTTCTGTAAAGTAATGGTTAATTGTGAAGATATTGAATGAGCTCTTGATTCGGATCTTTTTGGTTTTTTTTACGTATTTTGtcagtgtttttttttttcatgtactATGCGCACCAGCATTATAATTATGTCACTTTTTGAAATTATGTGATGTATTCATATCGAAGTTGTGAAATGACTCAACTTGCCCACCAAGTGTCACAACCAATATTTCCACTATTGTATCATTTTATTGGGAATTACGTTTTCTGCTAACTTGATCAAAGAAATGTGATATAGAAAAGCTCAATCTCtgtattaattatctttatacCTTATGAAATTCAACAAACATTGTCTCTTCCAATTATGGTTGTGGTGACTAAGTATACTCAAATTTTAGCTTGgagacaaataaataaataaataattggcCATGTGTAGATTTTGATTTGAAATGACATCAAATAGTGTGGTTAATTGATGATGAACCTGCAGATTTCAGGGTGATTTCATACTGACAACATATCTTTTCTTTTGGAAAGTACTTTTGAATTGTGAAAAAGAAGTATTTTATTTGCTCtttattgaataaaataatatagaaaatgcATTCAAATGCTCTCTGTAGGCTCTATCTTACTCTTAGTAGTTTGTCAAATCAATCCCATCCGTTGATTGTTGGTTGGATATTCAAATTTGACTGCTTGTTTAAGCTTAGAAAATATCACAAAGTTTCTTACTTCTTTTCTCATCTTGTTACATTGACCTCCCTTTCCCTCACCCAATTTTGCTCTCACCTCCTTTCAAGTCTTCTAAATTATATTACTAATCCTAtgcattttcttcttcttttgaagTCAGGCTATTTGCCTAATCTTATAACTATGGGTAATAATTTGGCTTGAGACACAGTCACATAatataatacaaaaataaataggTTTGAGGGAcagatttaataatcatatttgtATTTGAATTTTTGATATGTTTAATAATTGTGTTGTGTTTGAGGGACAAATTTAATAATCAtgtttgagtttgagtttttgatatgtttaataatcgtgtcgtattTGTGTTCACTTTAattgtgtcgtgtcataatcgtgtcaacaCAATAACACAAATAATTATCATAGgctttatgatttttttcatatagttatgattaattgtGTCAATTTCATTTTGTCTCATGACACATTAATCGTATTATCGTGTtgtgtcgtgttgacccgtttaataattaTATTGTATTCTTGTTTTTGACACGTTAAATACCGTGTCGTGTTCGTATTTATCTtgatcgtgtcgt from Humulus lupulus chromosome 5, drHumLupu1.1, whole genome shotgun sequence encodes the following:
- the LOC133834640 gene encoding membrane-associated kinase regulator 5; the protein is MEALNFLKFWKPTTTFTTPVLEVDNEVDEEEEEDSFFDLELTAPDFDNKKKNPDEKSTVETKRVDLDEERGTQPAKTLSGRELCYPKPSLALSPIDSISKRKVLPLGPITSKPQSPIALLKSAPTFRVFMFKKSKSRGTEKKIETESLGSHYKHQKQEGKLFAVRFNVEEASNVSKLSRDNSSRRASSSSSSSSTKRQDQSSDDTKTEQRFSKDVIQKYLKLVKPLYVKVSKRYNGKANPSPADFFMSSPASSPATMASMASPKDRPGNLPAGIRTVCKHLGKSKSSSSSAAIGAQPPVNRRDDSLLQQHDGIQSAILHCKRSFNSSRDSFSLSRSTSDSSSMKSCSSDSYRLSNSASETSHDFSARSSIEDGRCLNI